From Halorussus lipolyticus:
TTGTTGTTCACTCATACCGCAGACGGTTCTCAGGACGAATCGAACATAAATCGGCACGACCATTCACGGCGTAAGGCCGAGAATAGCCGGCAGAAACCAGTATTACCGGAGAGTTTCGTCACACGACGAATTCGGCTTTCGTCTGGCGGAAACCGATTCCTAATCGGTTTATTTCATTATACGTACCCTGACAGCTTCTCGTAGGCCTCCTCGGCCACCCGGTCGGGTTCGTCGGGGTAGGTGTAGAGTTCGAGCGTGGCGAACCCGTCGTAGTCGATGTCCGAGAGGGCATCGAAGATGGCCGCGAAGTCGAGGTCCCCCTCGCCCGGCACGCGGTGGTAGTGTTTGCCTCTGCGACCGCCCACGATGTCTTCGAGGTGGACGCCCGTGATGTGGCCCGCGCTCCGGTGGATGGTGTCGGTCAGGTCCTCGCCGTAGACTGCGGCGTGGCCCACGTCGAGGTTGATACCCAGCGAGTCCCGGCCCACGTCCTCGATGAGCGCCAGCACTTCGTCGGTACACTCCACCAGCAGTTCGGGTTCGTACTCGATGCCGACCTCGACGCCCCGGTCCTCGGCGTAGTCCAGAATCTCGGCCAGCGACTCGCGGAGATATTGGTGGGCCTCCTCGGGAGGGTTGCCGGGCAGGGGTCTGCCGGTGGCGAGACAGACCGCCGGAGAATCGACGGCCTCGGCGAGGTCGATTGCGCGCTTGGTGTACTCGACGCGCCACGCGCGCTCCTCGTCGTCGTCGGTGACGACGCTCGGGTCGAAGAACGCCGAAGGCGGCGCGTCGTCGTAGTACCCCATCGCGGTGTTGGCGTTGATGTTCGAGACTTCGAGACCGGTCTCGTCGAGGGCGTCTTGCACCGCCCGCCGGTCCTCGTCGCCGAACTCGGGGAAGTAGGCGTGGGGGTCGTCGCCGAGGAGTTCCACCCCACTGTACCCGTGGTCGGCGATGCGCCGGACGGCTTCCGGGAGTTCGTACTCGGTGTAGGCGTTGGTCGAGAAGGCCAGTTCGGTCATAGCGCGTGGACGACGGCCGGGAAGTTACGTGTTGTCCTCGCTCCGACGTGACGGACGACTTTGGATGTAGACGCGACGAGGACGCCCCACTGCCAGCGGAGAAGTGAACGCTCTCGAAACCCCAGCCGCTCGCGGTCACGTGAGCGGTGCGCGGCGCTCTGCGCCGCCACCGGCGAGCGGAGCGACTGAGGGTCGGTCGGCCCGTCGTGGCGCGTCGAGCGGACACAACGCGCCCCTTCGTTTGAGAAATGTCTGGACATATCTTACAAATTCGTAGGATTGCTAAAGAATTGGAAATGCGTCTTTCTCACCGCTCCGACGACACCGCTGTCGGGCGGCGACTCGTCGCCGCCCGGTGTCGCTCGGTCGTCGCTCAGTTGCTCGTCGTGGTCGTCTCGCCGCCGTCTTCCGTGGTAGTCATGCCGCCGCCTTCGGTCGTGGTCTCGCCCTTGGCCATCGTCGTCGTCGTGGTCGTCTCCATCCGCGGGCGTTCGACCTCCTCGCCCTCGCCCGCCGGGACGATGCGGTAGACCTTCCCGGTGTCGCCGACCGGGACGCCCATGTCGTTGCCGAGGACATAGATTCGACCCTGACTGTCCTGCCCGAACGCGAGGATGAACATGTTGATTTGGCCGTTCGGGGCACCGGCAATCTGTAGCTCCTCCAGCGACCAGAGTTCGTCGCTGTCGCCGCCGCCGTCTCCAGT
This genomic window contains:
- a CDS encoding sugar phosphate isomerase/epimerase family protein; protein product: MTELAFSTNAYTEYELPEAVRRIADHGYSGVELLGDDPHAYFPEFGDEDRRAVQDALDETGLEVSNINANTAMGYYDDAPPSAFFDPSVVTDDDEERAWRVEYTKRAIDLAEAVDSPAVCLATGRPLPGNPPEEAHQYLRESLAEILDYAEDRGVEVGIEYEPELLVECTDEVLALIEDVGRDSLGINLDVGHAAVYGEDLTDTIHRSAGHITGVHLEDIVGGRRGKHYHRVPGEGDLDFAAIFDALSDIDYDGFATLELYTYPDEPDRVAEEAYEKLSGYV